A genomic stretch from Flavobacterium nitratireducens includes:
- a CDS encoding patatin-like phospholipase family protein gives MKKYFFLLLLFCCSLAVFSQVKDRPKIGLVLSGGGAKGFAHIGVLKVIEEAGIKIDYIGGTSMGAVVGGLYAAGYNAAQLDSIFKATDFDELLNDYIPRYTKNSYEKRNDEVYSVVLPFDKYRLGIPDALSKGLYNFNLLSRITSHVRHVRDFNQLSIPFLCIGSDIETGEQVVLNTGNLARAMLASSAFPSLFSPVEYQNHFLVDGGVINNYPVDEIRKLGADIIIGVDVQSNLLNRKELNDATKILVQITNLHSIEKMKNNVLKTDIYIRPDINDYSVMSFDSGQKILAKGEEAAFSVFERLQQLGELANNYKKPQLSNSIDSLDIVNINCNTLKNYTKEYVYGKLRFKPGTKISYSQLQTGINNLNATENFSAIDYYFENNNGKDDLNLILKENPIDGFLKFGLHYDGLYKSAVLVNVTHKKNIFKNDVASLDVILGDNFRYNFDYYIENGYNISVGFKSFLNNFNRNIEGQISNVNFEDLGINSLNVDLLDLTNQLYFQTKFLQRFLIGGGLEYKYLNIDSKTLSNASAKIDKSDYLSVFARLDYDSMDDKFFPKTGWSFSGDIHSYLYSSNYTNDFNPFSIFKANFGIAFPLFKSGAMKVQAEAGSAIGGNSVSFFNFVLGGYGYAISNNFSHFYGYDFLSLGANSYIKTAVTFDYEIFKNNHINLTANYANIGNDIFESVSWISIPKISGYALGYGLKTMLGPIEIKRSWSPETKKSYTWFSVGFPF, from the coding sequence ATGAAAAAATATTTCTTTTTGTTACTCCTTTTTTGTTGTAGTCTAGCGGTTTTTTCTCAAGTAAAAGATAGACCTAAAATTGGGTTAGTCTTGAGTGGTGGGGGTGCCAAAGGTTTTGCACACATTGGTGTGCTTAAAGTAATTGAAGAAGCGGGAATTAAAATCGATTATATTGGAGGTACGAGTATGGGGGCTGTAGTCGGTGGTTTGTACGCTGCGGGTTATAATGCTGCTCAACTCGATTCTATATTTAAAGCTACTGATTTTGATGAATTACTAAATGATTATATTCCTAGGTATACCAAAAATTCTTACGAAAAACGAAATGATGAAGTGTATTCTGTTGTTTTGCCTTTTGATAAATATAGATTAGGTATTCCAGATGCGCTTTCTAAAGGCTTGTATAATTTCAATTTATTAAGTCGAATAACAAGCCATGTTAGGCATGTTAGGGATTTTAATCAACTTTCTATCCCTTTTTTATGTATTGGATCGGATATTGAAACAGGAGAACAGGTGGTGTTGAATACAGGTAATTTGGCTCGTGCTATGTTGGCTAGTTCCGCCTTTCCCTCTTTGTTTTCTCCGGTTGAATATCAAAATCATTTTTTGGTAGATGGTGGTGTGATTAATAATTATCCCGTTGATGAGATAAGAAAATTAGGAGCCGATATAATTATTGGGGTTGATGTACAAAGTAATTTATTGAATAGAAAAGAATTGAATGATGCGACTAAAATTTTAGTGCAAATCACCAATTTACATTCAATTGAAAAAATGAAAAACAACGTTTTGAAAACGGATATTTACATTCGACCAGATATAAACGATTACAGTGTGATGTCTTTTGATAGCGGTCAAAAAATATTAGCTAAGGGAGAGGAAGCCGCTTTTTCTGTTTTTGAACGATTACAACAGCTTGGAGAATTGGCTAACAACTACAAAAAACCCCAATTATCAAATTCTATAGATAGTTTGGATATTGTCAACATCAATTGCAATACGTTAAAGAATTATACAAAAGAATATGTTTATGGTAAGTTACGATTTAAGCCAGGAACTAAAATCAGTTATTCCCAATTGCAAACTGGAATTAATAATTTGAATGCTACTGAAAACTTTAGCGCAATAGATTATTATTTTGAAAACAATAACGGAAAGGATGATTTGAATTTGATTTTAAAAGAAAATCCCATAGATGGTTTTTTAAAATTCGGACTGCATTATGATGGACTTTATAAAAGTGCTGTTTTAGTAAACGTGACGCACAAGAAAAATATTTTTAAGAATGATGTTGCCTCTCTGGATGTGATTTTAGGTGATAATTTCAGGTATAATTTTGATTATTATATTGAAAATGGATACAATATTAGCGTAGGTTTCAAATCCTTTTTAAATAATTTTAATAGAAATATTGAAGGTCAAATCAGTAATGTCAATTTTGAGGATTTGGGGATCAATTCTTTGAATGTTGATTTGTTAGATCTAACCAATCAGTTGTATTTTCAAACAAAATTTTTACAACGATTTTTAATTGGAGGAGGTTTAGAGTACAAATATTTGAATATCGATTCTAAAACATTGTCGAATGCTAGTGCAAAAATTGATAAAAGCGATTATTTAAGTGTTTTTGCTCGATTAGATTATGATTCTATGGATGATAAATTTTTTCCTAAAACAGGCTGGTCTTTTTCGGGAGATATTCATTCTTATTTGTATTCCTCGAATTATACTAACGATTTTAATCCATTTTCAATTTTCAAGGCTAATTTTGGAATCGCTTTTCCTTTATTCAAATCAGGAGCAATGAAGGTTCAAGCCGAAGCCGGTTCTGCTATTGGTGGTAATAGTGTATCGTTTTTTAACTTTGTTTTGGGAGGATACGGATATGCTATTTCTAATAACTTTAGTCATTTTTATGGCTATGATTTTTTGAGTTTGGGCGCTAATAGTTATATAAAGACAGCGGTTACTTTTGATTATGAAATTTTTAAAAACAATCATATCAATCTTACGGCTAACTATGCTAATATTGGTAATGATATTTTTGAATCGGTAAGTTGGATATCCATTCCTAAAATATCGGGTTATGCTTTAGGCTATGGATTAAAAACCATGTTAGGTCCTATAGAAATAAAACGCAGTTGGTCTCCAGAAACCAAAAAAAGTTATACTTGGTTCAGTGTAGGTTTTCCTTTTTAA